One Maribacter cobaltidurans genomic window carries:
- a CDS encoding DNA polymerase III subunit translates to MLFKDVLGLTHLKNHLTSSADAGRIPHAQLFVGPEGSGTLPMALAYSQYLICGNVNGENEGGNPSCNLKFNSFAHPDVHFAFPVANTEQARSHAVSDHFLKEWRTFMKEQPYGNLFDWYRLIDIEKKQGQIGVDEAKDIVKKLSLKSYEGGFKVMIVWMAEKLNTAASNKLLKLIEEPPEKTVFLLLCQDEEQILQTIRSRCQILHFPPLAEDVIAAELLKKGASHQEAMQIAHEANGNFNKALDLLNKDSEDLVFEKWFVQWVRSAFKAKGNKAAIHELLLWSEELSKTGRETQKKFLHYCIMVMRQAMLLNYGIDELAYMKMHSNGFQLQKFAPFVHENNILEITEELERAIYHIERNGNAKIIFTDLSIRLTRLLHKKPTKIGS, encoded by the coding sequence ATGCTTTTTAAGGACGTTTTAGGGCTTACTCATTTAAAGAACCACCTCACTTCCAGTGCCGATGCGGGAAGGATTCCCCATGCACAATTGTTTGTTGGCCCAGAAGGTTCTGGTACTTTACCTATGGCGTTGGCCTACTCGCAATATTTGATTTGTGGGAACGTAAACGGTGAAAATGAGGGTGGGAATCCATCATGTAACCTAAAATTCAACTCATTTGCCCATCCAGATGTGCACTTTGCCTTTCCGGTAGCCAATACGGAACAAGCCAGAAGCCATGCGGTAAGTGACCACTTTTTGAAAGAGTGGCGCACCTTTATGAAGGAACAACCCTATGGTAATCTTTTTGATTGGTACCGATTAATTGACATAGAAAAAAAACAAGGGCAAATCGGTGTAGACGAAGCCAAGGATATCGTGAAAAAATTATCCTTAAAATCCTATGAAGGAGGGTTTAAGGTGATGATTGTATGGATGGCCGAAAAATTGAACACCGCAGCGTCCAATAAGCTTTTGAAATTAATAGAGGAGCCTCCGGAGAAAACCGTTTTTTTGTTGCTCTGCCAGGATGAGGAACAGATTTTACAAACTATACGGTCCCGCTGTCAAATTTTACATTTTCCCCCTTTGGCTGAGGATGTTATTGCCGCTGAACTTTTAAAGAAAGGGGCTTCACATCAAGAAGCCATGCAAATAGCCCATGAGGCCAACGGCAATTTCAACAAAGCCCTAGATCTACTAAACAAGGATTCTGAAGACCTTGTATTCGAGAAATGGTTCGTACAATGGGTACGCAGTGCCTTTAAGGCAAAGGGCAACAAAGCAGCAATCCACGAATTGCTGCTTTGGAGCGAAGAACTTTCAAAAACAGGCAGAGAAACACAAAAAAAGTTTCTACATTACTGTATCATGGTAATGAGACAAGCCATGCTGTTGAATTATGGTATAGATGAACTTGCCTATATGAAAATGCACTCAAATGGTTTTCAATTACAGAAGTTTGCACCCTTTGTCCATGAAAATAATATTTTGGAAATTACCGAAGAATTGGAAAGGGCCATATATCATATTGAAAGAAATGGGAATGCCAAGATCATATTTACGGATTTATCGATTCGCCTAACAAGGCTACTGCACAAAAAACCAACTAAAATAGGTTCCTAA
- a CDS encoding DoxX family membrane protein → MEVIKEYASELILLLFLSITFLQSGLDKITDWKGNVEWLKGHFAKTLFKGSVPVLLGAILVLEMIAGIVSLLGIYSVLSSQNTSFAFLGAFLGCITLLMLLFGQRVAKDYDGARTIVIYLIPTVFLVFLLQN, encoded by the coding sequence ATGGAAGTGATCAAAGAATATGCCTCAGAGCTCATATTACTCCTTTTTTTGTCCATTACTTTTTTACAAAGCGGGTTGGACAAAATAACGGATTGGAAAGGTAACGTTGAATGGTTAAAAGGACACTTCGCCAAAACGCTTTTCAAGGGTTCGGTTCCCGTTTTGCTGGGCGCTATACTTGTTTTGGAAATGATTGCGGGAATAGTTTCACTGTTGGGGATTTATAGCGTCTTGAGTAGCCAAAACACTTCATTTGCCTTCCTAGGGGCTTTCTTGGGATGCATCACCCTATTGATGCTTTTATTCGGGCAGCGTGTGGCGAAGGATTACGACGGAGCAAGGACCATTGTCATTTATCTTATCCCCACAGTTTTTTTGGTCTTCCTGCTACAAAACTAA
- a CDS encoding PorP/SprF family type IX secretion system membrane protein, which translates to MLKRLLTFALITSAFLVRGQELNSPQLSQYLADNPFVLAPTYAGIGDHVKIRLNGLAQWVGIKDAPRTQSLAADMRIGEKSGIGVFLYNDSNGYTKQRGARVSFAHHLTLDRYEDEFLSFGLSYNFNQFNIDIDQFNLIDFPDGGIVNNRQTTNHNFDVGVLYRYDKFYFAANASNILDKDPRSLTFNIDEPNELRNYYVYTGYRYTKSRTSNLEIEPSLLFKIFESDGRSETDLNLKFRWYDFEDYYYAGVTYRFLNDQIGNPLYIAPIVGFKKSNFYFGYSYQIILNEILGYSTGTHVVTIGVDLFQGISNCRCTY; encoded by the coding sequence ATGCTTAAGAGATTATTGACCTTCGCCCTTATTACAAGTGCCTTTTTAGTAAGGGGTCAAGAACTTAATTCTCCACAACTTTCGCAATACTTGGCAGACAATCCGTTCGTGCTGGCACCTACGTATGCTGGTATTGGGGACCATGTTAAGATTAGGCTCAATGGTTTGGCTCAATGGGTAGGAATTAAGGATGCTCCAAGAACGCAGTCATTGGCCGCGGATATGCGTATAGGCGAAAAATCCGGGATAGGCGTATTTTTATATAATGATTCCAACGGATATACCAAACAAAGGGGAGCCAGGGTTTCATTTGCCCACCACCTTACCTTGGACCGCTATGAGGATGAATTTTTATCTTTCGGTCTTTCATACAATTTTAACCAGTTCAATATCGATATTGACCAGTTCAATCTTATCGATTTTCCCGATGGTGGAATCGTAAACAACAGGCAAACCACCAATCACAACTTTGATGTCGGGGTTTTGTATCGGTACGATAAATTTTACTTTGCGGCCAATGCTTCCAATATACTTGACAAAGACCCAAGAAGCCTTACCTTCAATATAGACGAGCCCAATGAACTGAGAAACTATTATGTATATACAGGTTACAGATATACCAAAAGCAGAACGAGCAATTTGGAAATAGAACCTTCATTATTGTTCAAGATTTTTGAAAGTGATGGAAGGTCTGAAACAGATTTGAACCTAAAGTTTCGCTGGTATGATTTTGAGGATTATTACTATGCCGGGGTCACCTATAGATTCTTGAACGATCAAATAGGTAATCCGCTCTATATTGCCCCAATCGTAGGGTTCAAAAAGAGCAACTTCTATTTTGGCTATTCCTATCAAATAATTTTAAACGAAATATTGGGATACAGTACGGGAACCCATGTGGTGACCATAGGTGTTGACCTGTTCCAAGGTATCAGTAATTGTAGATGTACCTATTAA
- the folB gene encoding dihydroneopterin aldolase — protein MGTIRVDNIRVYSYHGCLSEETKIGSDYLVNVKVKANLSKAIESDELRDTVDYVQINRIVVEEMGIPSKLLEHVAKRIGDRIFKELPMVKKSKINVAKVNPPINGDVEKVSVNLSFKRQDDTF, from the coding sequence ATGGGAACGATAAGGGTAGATAATATTCGGGTATATTCATATCATGGATGTCTTTCTGAGGAAACAAAAATTGGAAGTGATTACTTGGTAAATGTAAAAGTCAAGGCGAACCTTTCAAAAGCTATTGAGTCAGATGAATTAAGGGACACGGTTGATTATGTTCAAATTAATCGTATCGTGGTGGAGGAAATGGGTATTCCCTCAAAATTATTGGAGCATGTGGCCAAAAGAATTGGTGACAGAATTTTTAAGGAGTTACCTATGGTGAAAAAATCAAAAATAAATGTAGCCAAAGTAAATCCCCCAATCAATGGAGATGTGGAAAAAGTTTCGGTGAACCTTTCATTTAAACGGCAAGATGATACGTTCTAG